A genome region from Rhodothermales bacterium includes the following:
- a CDS encoding single-stranded DNA-binding protein: MARGINKVILIGNLGQDPELRYTASGTAVCNMRLATNESYKDADGNMVDKTEWHTVVAWSRLAEICGEYLKKGSQVYFEGSLQTRSYDDKDGNTKFTTEVKAREMMMLSGKGDGNGFSGGGSMEGGESSKGSFRPRAGAGAAKPSGGSGNSPDSFDPDDDLPF; this comes from the coding sequence ATGGCACGAGGTATCAACAAGGTTATCCTGATCGGAAACCTGGGGCAAGACCCCGAACTGCGCTACACCGCCAGCGGCACCGCCGTCTGCAACATGCGGCTCGCCACGAACGAGTCCTACAAGGACGCGGATGGCAACATGGTCGACAAGACCGAATGGCACACGGTGGTGGCCTGGAGCCGTTTGGCCGAGATCTGCGGCGAGTACCTGAAGAAGGGCTCCCAGGTCTACTTCGAGGGCTCGCTCCAGACGCGGTCGTACGACGACAAGGACGGCAACACGAAGTTCACCACCGAAGTCAAGGCCCGCGAGATGATGATGCTCAGCGGCAAGGGAGACGGCAACGGCTTCTCGGGCGGCGGATCGATGGAGGGTGGCGAAAGCAGCAAAGGAAGCTTCCGGCCCCGCGCAGGCGCCGGCGCCGCGAAACCAAGCGGCGGTAGCGGCAACAGCCCGGACTCGTTCGACCCGGACGACGACCTGCCGTTCTGA